The following coding sequences lie in one Deltaproteobacteria bacterium IMCC39524 genomic window:
- a CDS encoding complex I NDUFA9 subunit family protein gives MKVFLTGGTGFVGSEVLRQLVSAGHSVRALVREGSEDKLTATDGVEIHPGDISDAASLVGGPEGCDAVIHLVGIIREFPGRGVTFKKMHVVGTENVLKAAEEQGVSRYLHMSSNGTRESSNTGYHRTKWQAEELVRNSNLEWTIFRPSLIFAQGSEFVHMLSEVIRRLPVVPVIGDGQYRMQPVALKEVASSFVKALEMPETIGKTYHQGGGESYSYDEILDLTSQAMGKGLATKLHQPLFMIKPLIKMMQSSEHFPITSDQLTMLIEGNVCDPEEWQETFGLKATSYADGIDDCFKVSS, from the coding sequence ATGAAGGTTTTTCTCACCGGCGGAACAGGATTTGTTGGCAGTGAAGTGTTGCGGCAGCTGGTATCGGCCGGCCATAGCGTGCGAGCCCTGGTGCGAGAGGGCTCTGAAGATAAATTGACGGCGACTGATGGAGTGGAGATCCACCCTGGCGATATTTCCGATGCTGCCAGCCTGGTCGGTGGACCGGAGGGTTGTGACGCGGTGATCCACCTGGTCGGCATTATTAGAGAGTTTCCGGGGCGTGGCGTCACCTTTAAAAAAATGCACGTCGTGGGCACCGAAAATGTGCTGAAGGCCGCTGAGGAACAAGGCGTCAGCCGTTACCTGCATATGAGCTCAAACGGCACCCGTGAAAGCAGCAATACAGGTTATCACCGTACCAAGTGGCAAGCTGAGGAGCTTGTTCGTAACAGCAATCTTGAGTGGACGATTTTTCGCCCGTCGTTGATCTTTGCCCAGGGGAGTGAGTTCGTCCATATGCTCTCTGAGGTCATCCGCAGACTCCCTGTTGTGCCGGTAATCGGCGACGGACAGTATCGCATGCAGCCGGTGGCCCTGAAAGAGGTGGCGTCCAGCTTCGTTAAGGCCTTGGAGATGCCGGAAACGATCGGCAAGACCTATCATCAGGGCGGCGGAGAAAGTTACAGTTACGATGAGATTCTTGACTTGACTTCGCAGGCCATGGGCAAGGGCCTCGCCACCAAACTTCACCAGCCGCTTTTTATGATCAAACCGTTGATCAAGATGATGCAGAGCAGTGAGCATTTTCCTATTACCAGCGACCAACTCACAATGCTTATCGAAGGAAACGTTTGTGATCCGGAGGAATGGCAGGAGACTTTTGGGTTAAAAGCGACAAGTTACGCAGATGGGATAGATGACTGTTTTAAGGTTAGTTCCTGA
- a CDS encoding TIGR02266 family protein yields MDTKATIPATENSRRSLQAELRVYYGPSQEMVLYGFSVDLSSGGLFLKTETSFSVNDKVLLSFTLPDADKVVNCSAKVAWVNAQDEPKKPELPPGVGLQFLDLSTEYLLSIQSLLKHDGVKSISEPES; encoded by the coding sequence ATGGATACAAAAGCAACAATTCCGGCAACAGAAAACTCAAGAAGATCCTTGCAGGCCGAGTTACGTGTCTATTATGGACCCTCACAGGAAATGGTGCTTTACGGCTTTAGCGTGGATTTGAGTAGCGGCGGACTTTTCCTCAAAACGGAAACCAGTTTTTCCGTTAACGATAAAGTGTTACTCAGCTTCACATTGCCGGATGCAGATAAAGTGGTCAATTGCAGTGCAAAGGTCGCTTGGGTAAACGCGCAAGACGAGCCAAAGAAACCTGAGCTTCCGCCTGGTGTCGGCCTCCAGTTTTTAGATCTTTCCACAGAATACTTGCTGTCCATTCAGAGTCTCTTAAAGCATGACGGGGTAAAGTCTATCAGTGAGCCGGAAAGTTAA
- a CDS encoding LysE family translocator — MTALTTYLIAITLLTITPGVDTMLVIRNTARGGWRDGAVSSLGICSALFLHATISAVGISVILLQAAWAFSLLKMAGAGYLIWLGLSSWLKILKQEKFEIVNGKPSGGAFLVQRSLREGFLSNILNPKTAIFYMAFLPQFINPAQSALLQSLFLAGLHFVIAMIWQCLLALMVKQLKIWLQRPRVSQVFDGVTGTVMIALGLRVATES, encoded by the coding sequence ATGACCGCCCTGACAACCTATTTGATCGCCATTACCCTGCTGACCATTACGCCAGGCGTCGATACCATGCTGGTGATTCGTAACACCGCGCGCGGCGGTTGGCGAGATGGCGCGGTGAGCAGCCTCGGTATTTGCTCCGCGCTCTTTCTGCACGCCACTATCTCAGCGGTGGGGATATCGGTGATCCTCTTGCAGGCAGCCTGGGCCTTCAGCCTTTTGAAAATGGCAGGAGCCGGCTACCTGATCTGGTTAGGCCTCAGCAGTTGGCTAAAGATTCTCAAACAAGAAAAGTTCGAGATTGTAAATGGGAAACCGTCGGGGGGCGCTTTTCTGGTGCAGCGGTCCTTGCGGGAAGGTTTCCTCTCCAACATCCTCAATCCGAAGACGGCCATTTTTTACATGGCTTTTCTACCCCAGTTTATCAATCCTGCCCAGTCGGCACTCCTGCAGTCGCTCTTTCTTGCCGGTTTGCACTTTGTCATCGCCATGATCTGGCAGTGTCTGCTCGCCCTGATGGTCAAACAACTCAAAATCTGGTTGCAGCGGCCGAGAGTCAGCCAGGTTTTTGATGGGGTCACAGGCACAGTGATGATTGCGCTCGGCTTGCGAGTAGCAACTGAAAGTTGA
- a CDS encoding L-serine ammonia-lyase, iron-sulfur-dependent, subunit alpha, which produces MKSLKELYRIGTGPSSSHTMAPCKAAEQFLARHAAAASFRVTLFGSLAATGRGHLTDKALEDVFAPRACEILWRPETELPFHPNGMYFEALAGDSRVLEKWEVYSIGGGALQEAGKEVASEDVYALNSMEDILKRSAETGESCWEYVASCEGEDLYPFLDGIWDVMSESVVRGLNHVGVLPGGLGVARKAQAFHRKASLYGPDFKRNGLLWAYALAVSEENASGGIIVTAPTCGGSGVLPAVLRYLSESLDCSRQDILRALATAGLVGNLVKHNASISGAEVGCQGEVGTACSMAAAAATQLHGGTVRQIEYAAEMGLEHHLGLTCDPVNGLVQIPCIERNAHAATRALSCCHFALLSGGEHKITFDEITLVMKETGKALPSIYRETSGGGIAEAYRQRKQD; this is translated from the coding sequence GTGAAATCACTCAAAGAGCTATATCGAATCGGGACCGGTCCCTCCAGCAGTCACACCATGGCTCCGTGTAAGGCTGCTGAGCAGTTTCTTGCGCGACATGCCGCTGCGGCTTCCTTCCGGGTCACGCTCTTCGGCAGCCTAGCCGCAACCGGCAGAGGGCACTTGACCGACAAGGCGCTGGAGGATGTTTTTGCGCCCCGCGCCTGTGAGATTCTCTGGAGGCCGGAGACTGAGCTGCCTTTTCATCCCAACGGTATGTACTTTGAGGCTCTGGCCGGAGATAGCCGCGTTCTCGAAAAATGGGAAGTCTACAGCATCGGCGGCGGTGCTCTTCAGGAGGCAGGGAAAGAGGTCGCGAGCGAAGACGTTTATGCTCTGAACAGCATGGAAGATATCCTGAAGCGCTCTGCCGAAACGGGCGAGTCGTGCTGGGAATATGTGGCCAGCTGCGAAGGGGAGGATCTTTATCCGTTCCTCGACGGGATCTGGGACGTCATGTCAGAGTCTGTCGTGCGGGGGCTGAATCATGTTGGGGTTCTTCCCGGTGGCCTGGGCGTGGCGCGCAAGGCGCAGGCGTTTCATCGCAAAGCCTCTCTCTACGGCCCGGATTTTAAACGCAATGGCCTGCTCTGGGCCTATGCTCTGGCTGTTTCCGAAGAGAATGCTTCCGGTGGCATTATCGTCACTGCGCCGACCTGTGGCGGCAGTGGCGTTTTGCCGGCGGTTTTGCGATACTTGAGCGAGAGTCTCGATTGCAGCAGGCAAGACATTCTGCGAGCGCTGGCAACGGCCGGACTGGTCGGTAATCTGGTCAAGCACAACGCCTCAATCTCTGGGGCGGAGGTTGGTTGCCAGGGCGAGGTTGGCACGGCTTGCTCTATGGCCGCAGCGGCAGCGACCCAGTTACACGGCGGCACGGTGCGCCAGATTGAATATGCGGCAGAGATGGGGCTGGAACATCACCTTGGCCTGACCTGTGACCCGGTTAATGGCCTGGTGCAGATCCCATGCATAGAACGCAACGCGCATGCTGCGACACGGGCTTTAAGCTGCTGTCATTTTGCTTTGCTTTCAGGTGGTGAACACAAGATCACTTTTGATGAAATAACCCTTGTCATGAAAGAGACCGGCAAGGCTTTGCCGTCTATTTATCGTGAGACCTCCGGGGGTGGAATTGCCGAGGCTTATCGGCAGCGTAAGCAAGATTAA
- a CDS encoding RNA pseudouridine synthase encodes MEILYEDNHLLVVNKPAGQLVQGDQTGHTTLLKEAKAWLKEKYNKPGNVFLGLVHRLDRPASGVVVLARTTKAASRLSEEIRSRRPRKSYWAQVAGEVPLQGQFIDQLERDEFNSRVVAAPAGKESRLSYKRLNYVNGVSLVEIALETGRHHQIRVQFSHRGFPILGDRRYGSRQSFGADAIALHAREMVIRHPTQRDEMSFVAEPNEDWLNLA; translated from the coding sequence ATGGAAATTCTCTATGAGGATAATCACCTGCTGGTGGTCAACAAGCCTGCCGGCCAGCTGGTGCAGGGCGACCAGACTGGACACACCACCCTGCTTAAAGAAGCCAAGGCTTGGTTGAAAGAGAAATACAACAAGCCCGGCAATGTTTTTCTCGGCCTGGTGCATCGCCTTGACCGCCCGGCCTCGGGCGTTGTGGTTCTGGCCCGCACCACCAAGGCCGCGTCGCGGCTTTCCGAAGAGATTCGCAGCCGCCGGCCACGAAAAAGCTATTGGGCTCAGGTTGCCGGTGAAGTTCCACTTCAGGGGCAATTTATCGATCAGCTCGAACGGGATGAGTTCAATTCTCGAGTGGTCGCTGCTCCGGCCGGGAAAGAATCACGTTTAAGCTATAAGCGCCTCAACTATGTTAATGGCGTCAGTCTCGTTGAAATCGCCCTGGAAACAGGACGACATCACCAGATTCGGGTTCAGTTCAGTCATCGAGGGTTTCCGATTCTGGGAGATCGGCGCTACGGTTCAAGGCAGTCTTTTGGGGCGGATGCCATTGCCCTGCATGCTCGCGAGATGGTCATCCGCCATCCGACCCAGCGTGATGAAATGAGCTTTGTTGCTGAACCGAATGAAGATTGGTTGAATCTAGCCTGA
- a CDS encoding cupin domain-containing protein has protein sequence MYRQASKNDYQYVLEKVQQKTLVYGDRTMMAEFRLGQGADLPRHSHPHEQTGYLVSGELTLTIGDETRQVKPGDSWCIAGDVEHKATAVEDSVAIEVFSPLREDYIPQA, from the coding sequence ATGTACCGACAAGCTAGCAAAAACGATTACCAGTACGTCTTGGAAAAGGTCCAGCAGAAGACCTTGGTCTATGGCGATAGAACCATGATGGCAGAGTTCAGGCTGGGGCAGGGGGCCGATCTCCCCAGGCATAGCCATCCTCATGAACAGACCGGCTACCTTGTCAGCGGAGAGCTCACGTTGACGATCGGTGATGAGACCCGTCAGGTTAAACCGGGTGACAGTTGGTGTATCGCAGGGGATGTTGAACACAAAGCAACGGCTGTCGAAGACTCTGTAGCGATCGAGGTTTTCTCTCCGCTACGAGAAGATTACATTCCGCAAGCATGA
- a CDS encoding homocysteine S-methyltransferase family protein has product MRITLLPGGLGQELLARSETQPTGLWATRFLIDDPDLVKELHRDYFLAGAEIATTNSYAIHRDRLAPFGIEDRFVDLHRLACQLAVSAQQEHGSGLVAGSMGPTGRSYRPDLAPPAEEAAELYAEIARLQEPYVDLVLCETMSSVEQARGAVMGALVANKPVWLAVTVDDKDGTKLRSGEPLTEIIPLITEFKLAALLVNCSAPEAVDQAIPLLANRGVPIGAYANGFVEIAKAFLQQGATVEILEKRSNLEPKAYTAFVDGWIKQGATIVGGCCEVGPAHVAELAKRLRQRRLL; this is encoded by the coding sequence ATGCGTATCACACTATTGCCTGGCGGCCTGGGCCAGGAACTTCTGGCTCGCTCAGAGACGCAACCGACCGGGCTCTGGGCAACCCGGTTCTTAATCGACGACCCGGATCTGGTTAAAGAGTTGCATCGCGATTACTTCTTGGCAGGAGCTGAGATTGCCACCACAAACAGCTATGCGATCCATCGTGACCGCCTGGCCCCGTTTGGCATCGAGGATCGTTTCGTGGATTTGCACCGGCTCGCATGCCAGCTTGCAGTCTCTGCACAGCAGGAACATGGCTCCGGCCTGGTGGCCGGATCGATGGGCCCAACGGGGCGATCCTATCGCCCCGACCTCGCGCCGCCGGCAGAAGAAGCTGCGGAGCTTTACGCCGAGATCGCCCGCTTGCAGGAACCTTATGTCGACCTTGTCCTTTGTGAAACCATGTCATCGGTTGAGCAGGCGCGTGGCGCGGTGATGGGTGCCCTGGTCGCCAACAAGCCTGTTTGGCTGGCGGTTACCGTTGATGACAAGGATGGTACAAAGCTGCGTTCGGGAGAACCGTTAACAGAGATAATCCCCCTGATCACAGAATTCAAACTGGCGGCGCTGTTGGTCAATTGTTCTGCGCCGGAAGCCGTGGATCAGGCCATCCCCCTGCTGGCAAATCGAGGCGTTCCCATAGGCGCTTACGCCAACGGCTTTGTGGAAATCGCCAAAGCCTTCCTGCAGCAGGGAGCAACGGTGGAGATATTGGAAAAACGCTCCAACCTGGAACCGAAGGCTTACACAGCCTTCGTGGATGGCTGGATCAAGCAAGGGGCAACAATTGTCGGAGGCTGTTGTGAGGTCGGCCCTGCGCATGTCGCTGAGCTGGCCAAACGATTAAGGCAAAGGAGGTTGCTATGA
- a CDS encoding NYN domain-containing protein, which yields MGKETVAVYWDFENIHASLYDSANGSGSYGRTQNRSKTQDVLLDVQALYDFATTYGNVAINKAYCNWQWFARYRHSLLKCAVELVQIFPPGASAKNGADIKLSLDAIEDVLRFPHIDAIIVIGGDSDFIPLSQKIKAAGKDLIGIGCKSSTNQHWANSCSDFKYYETFVVESQNEESVEEAESDIIKVKDPVELLSKAIKQIAKKTGDEWVVKAAIRPVVKRLDPTFDESNYECKTFAELLKKYPKSFKIKQGEHDHLVSLIG from the coding sequence ATGGGAAAAGAAACAGTTGCGGTTTATTGGGATTTTGAAAATATTCACGCCAGTCTATACGACTCGGCGAATGGCAGTGGCAGCTATGGCCGCACGCAAAACCGGAGCAAGACTCAGGACGTGCTGCTTGATGTGCAGGCGCTCTATGACTTTGCCACAACCTACGGCAACGTGGCGATCAACAAGGCTTATTGTAATTGGCAGTGGTTTGCAAGGTATCGTCACTCCCTGCTTAAATGCGCGGTTGAATTAGTCCAGATTTTCCCGCCCGGGGCATCAGCAAAGAATGGGGCCGATATCAAACTGTCTCTGGATGCCATCGAGGATGTGTTGCGGTTCCCGCACATCGACGCGATCATCGTGATCGGCGGAGATAGCGATTTCATCCCCTTGTCGCAAAAGATTAAGGCGGCCGGCAAAGACTTGATCGGAATCGGCTGTAAATCTTCAACCAATCAGCACTGGGCCAACAGTTGCTCCGACTTTAAGTATTATGAAACCTTCGTTGTTGAGAGCCAGAACGAGGAAAGTGTTGAAGAGGCAGAATCAGATATTATCAAGGTCAAGGATCCTGTCGAGCTGCTCTCCAAGGCGATCAAACAGATTGCCAAGAAGACCGGTGATGAGTGGGTGGTCAAGGCTGCCATTCGCCCTGTCGTAAAGCGCCTTGATCCGACCTTTGATGAGTCGAATTACGAGTGTAAAACCTTCGCCGAGTTACTTAAAAAGTATCCCAAGAGCTTCAAGATCAAACAGGGTGAACATGACCATCTCGTGAGTCTGATTGGTTAG
- a CDS encoding V-type ATP synthase subunit D has product MIQPTRTNLLLLKDRLHAVLNCTTILKGRRQALIKEFLKITKPLMQSREEVSQAYARAIDELQVSKARERSVAVDALSAISRRKIAVEVAEGNLLGLRFRDLTMHETVARTFNERPYDMYGSSPWLDEAIHEFEGIVEEMLSLANFEGKFRRLAEELVRLTRRIRILEERVTPELHLDIHAMSQYLAERERETYFRLKRFKSYAERQGFKG; this is encoded by the coding sequence ATGATTCAGCCGACTCGTACCAACCTGCTGCTCCTCAAGGATCGCCTGCACGCGGTGCTCAACTGCACCACGATTCTCAAAGGCCGTCGCCAGGCGCTGATCAAAGAATTCCTCAAAATCACTAAGCCGTTGATGCAGTCCCGTGAAGAGGTCAGCCAGGCTTATGCCCGGGCCATCGACGAACTGCAGGTCAGCAAGGCCCGTGAAAGATCGGTTGCGGTCGATGCCCTCTCTGCAATCAGCCGCCGCAAGATCGCCGTGGAGGTGGCCGAGGGCAACCTGCTCGGCTTACGCTTTCGCGACCTGACCATGCATGAAACCGTGGCGCGCACATTCAATGAACGGCCCTATGATATGTACGGCAGCTCCCCCTGGCTAGACGAGGCAATTCATGAATTTGAAGGCATTGTCGAAGAGATGCTGTCGTTAGCAAATTTCGAAGGCAAGTTCCGGCGCCTCGCCGAAGAGCTGGTGCGCCTGACTCGCCGCATCCGCATTCTCGAAGAGCGGGTTACACCGGAGCTACATCTTGATATCCACGCCATGAGTCAATATCTGGCCGAAAGGGAGCGGGAGACTTATTTTCGACTGAAGCGCTTTAAGAGTTATGCGGAGCGACAAGGATTTAAGGGTTAA
- a CDS encoding V-type ATP synthase subunit B has product MRLAEHQYRSVSAIRGPLLFLEKVFAARLGELVRIDAPDGRTLTGEVLKIFGDQVLIQVFGGTQGLDTKRTSVNFSDAVMRAPLGAGVLGRVFDGSFRPIDDLPMFIPEFRQPVIGAPINPVARAHPEEFIETGFSTIDGLNTLVKGQKLPIFTCAGLPAREMTEQLLHQARLPDGGPFVLVFVALGLTHFEYQFYRQTLENMQSRFVAFVNLADDPVVERLLAPRLALTVAEDLAFRQEMDVLVIITDMTNYCDALREISTAREELPGRRGYPGHMYSDLASLYERAGRIHGRKGSVTLLPTVTMPEDDITHPIPDLTGYITEGQLVLSRELHQKGIYPPIDVLPSLSRLMQHGIGKGQTRSDHRDLSNQLYRTYAKGCDLRRLEAVVGRDGMLAEDRKLLDFADRFEADFVHQGSKRRTIDETLDTAQALLDDFREVAR; this is encoded by the coding sequence ATGCGCCTCGCTGAACATCAATATCGTTCGGTCAGCGCTATCCGCGGACCTCTGCTTTTCCTGGAAAAGGTCTTTGCCGCCCGGCTTGGGGAACTGGTACGGATCGACGCCCCTGACGGTAGGACTCTGACGGGTGAGGTGCTGAAGATCTTTGGCGACCAGGTTCTGATCCAGGTCTTTGGCGGCACCCAGGGATTGGATACCAAAAGGACCAGCGTCAACTTTAGCGATGCGGTGATGCGTGCCCCGCTCGGCGCCGGTGTGCTGGGCCGCGTTTTCGACGGCTCCTTTCGACCGATTGACGATCTGCCCATGTTCATCCCGGAATTTCGTCAGCCGGTCATCGGCGCACCGATCAACCCGGTAGCACGGGCTCACCCGGAAGAATTTATCGAGACCGGTTTCTCAACTATCGACGGGCTGAATACTCTGGTTAAAGGCCAAAAATTGCCGATTTTCACCTGCGCCGGCCTGCCAGCGCGGGAGATGACGGAGCAGCTGTTACACCAGGCTCGACTCCCCGATGGCGGCCCCTTCGTGCTGGTCTTTGTCGCTCTTGGCCTGACTCACTTCGAGTACCAGTTTTACCGTCAAACCCTTGAAAATATGCAGAGCCGATTTGTCGCCTTCGTCAACCTGGCCGACGATCCGGTGGTTGAACGTCTGCTGGCGCCGCGCCTGGCTTTAACCGTCGCAGAAGATCTGGCCTTTCGTCAGGAGATGGACGTGCTGGTGATCATCACCGACATGACCAACTACTGTGATGCCCTGCGTGAAATTTCGACCGCCCGTGAAGAGCTGCCCGGCCGGCGCGGCTATCCCGGCCATATGTATTCCGACCTGGCCTCCCTTTATGAGCGCGCCGGTCGAATCCATGGCCGTAAAGGCTCGGTCACGCTACTGCCCACCGTGACCATGCCGGAAGACGATATCACTCACCCGATCCCCGATCTCACCGGCTACATCACTGAAGGCCAGCTTGTGCTCTCCCGCGAGCTGCACCAGAAAGGAATTTACCCACCGATCGATGTGCTGCCGAGCCTGTCGCGCCTGATGCAGCACGGCATCGGCAAGGGACAGACCCGTTCCGATCACCGTGACCTCTCCAATCAGCTCTACCGTACCTACGCCAAGGGTTGCGATCTGCGCCGCCTCGAGGCAGTGGTGGGCCGCGATGGCATGCTGGCCGAAGATCGTAAACTTCTCGACTTCGCCGATCGCTTTGAAGCCGACTTCGTCCACCAGGGGAGCAAGCGTCGAACCATCGATGAGACGCTCGACACAGCGCAGGCCCTGCTTGATGATTTCAGGGAGGTGGCACGATGA